One genomic segment of Roseivirga misakiensis includes these proteins:
- a CDS encoding dicarboxylate/amino acid:cation symporter: MKKLPLHVKIMIGLLAGIIWAFASSALGWNQFTIDWIDPFGQIFIRMLKYIAVPLVLFSIISGISGLKDMSKLGRMGGKTLGFYLVTTVTAVGIGLLLVNIIQPGALVDEDSRIKNRLSYESWANSNGVEILDGKNFTNDPTYSSYDRAAEMTEEQKKMVADKQAAAMANKDAGPMKFLIDMVPQNIVTSLGNDKLMLQVIFFGIFFGICMAALPDEKVAGLSSFINGANEVFLKMVDYVMKAAPFFVFCLLAGVVAKMADTPAEVIEIFKGLATYSVTLTIGLLFLIFVFYPMIVRLFVKSLKYKKFFKKISPAQLMAFSTSSSAAALPVTMECVEDNLGVSKNVSSFVLPIGATVNMDGTSLYQAVAVVFMAQLHMVDLSVTQQLTIVLTATLASIGSAAVPSAGLVMMVVVLQSVGLNPAWIAIIFPVDRILDMLRTVVNVTGDATVATIVAKTEGELSED; encoded by the coding sequence ATGAAAAAACTTCCGCTTCATGTAAAAATCATGATTGGACTCCTTGCCGGTATCATTTGGGCATTCGCTTCAAGTGCTTTAGGCTGGAATCAGTTCACCATCGACTGGATCGATCCATTCGGTCAGATATTCATACGAATGCTGAAATACATAGCTGTGCCATTGGTACTATTTTCAATCATTAGCGGTATTTCTGGTCTAAAAGACATGTCCAAACTAGGCCGAATGGGCGGAAAAACCCTCGGTTTCTATTTAGTGACAACGGTAACTGCCGTAGGTATAGGGTTACTCTTGGTAAACATAATTCAACCAGGCGCTTTAGTCGATGAAGATTCCAGAATAAAGAATCGATTAAGCTATGAAAGTTGGGCCAATTCTAATGGCGTAGAGATTCTAGATGGGAAAAACTTTACGAATGATCCAACTTACTCGAGTTACGATCGCGCAGCAGAAATGACCGAGGAGCAAAAGAAAATGGTAGCCGATAAACAAGCGGCGGCGATGGCCAATAAGGATGCTGGACCGATGAAGTTCTTGATCGATATGGTGCCTCAAAACATTGTAACGTCTCTGGGAAATGATAAACTGATGCTACAGGTGATCTTCTTTGGCATCTTCTTCGGTATATGTATGGCTGCTTTACCCGATGAAAAAGTAGCAGGCCTTTCGTCCTTTATCAATGGTGCCAATGAGGTATTTCTCAAAATGGTTGACTATGTAATGAAAGCCGCACCGTTTTTCGTTTTCTGTTTGCTTGCCGGAGTTGTTGCGAAAATGGCTGATACTCCAGCAGAAGTGATCGAAATATTTAAAGGACTCGCTACGTATTCGGTAACGCTAACCATCGGTTTACTTTTCCTCATTTTTGTATTCTATCCAATGATTGTTCGACTATTCGTGAAGTCATTGAAGTATAAAAAATTCTTTAAGAAAATCAGCCCAGCTCAATTAATGGCTTTTTCTACCAGTTCAAGTGCCGCTGCACTGCCTGTTACCATGGAGTGTGTTGAAGATAACTTGGGTGTATCTAAAAACGTGTCGAGTTTTGTATTGCCGATTGGTGCTACAGTGAATATGGACGGAACAAGCTTGTACCAGGCCGTTGCGGTAGTATTTATGGCTCAACTCCATATGGTTGATTTAAGCGTGACCCAACAGTTAACCATTGTATTAACAGCTACACTGGCCTCAATTGGTAGTGCCGCAGTACCGAGCGCAGGTTTGGTAATGATGGTAGTTGTACTTCAATCGGTAGGGCTAAACCCAGCTTGGATCGCTATTATTTTCCCAGTTGATAGAATACTCGATATGCTCAGAACTGTAGTGAATGTTACGGGTGATGCTACTGTGGCTACAATAGTGGCAAAAACTGAAGGAGAATTATCGGAAGACTAA
- a CDS encoding NifU family protein — translation MRAVSIYMEANPNPNSMKFVANFMLLQDGISFDYPNVTAAADSPLAQALFELPHVERVFYMSNFVTVTKAEGVDWIEIQDGIRDLIKGYLEQEKPLILEELDKDPLFDENDSEVVKKIKGILDEYIRPAVEQDGGAIGFASFEEGVVKVNLQGSCSGCPASAVTLKSGIENLLKRMLPNDVTEVVAEGV, via the coding sequence ATGAGAGCTGTTAGTATATACATGGAAGCCAACCCCAATCCAAACTCCATGAAGTTCGTAGCGAATTTTATGTTGTTACAGGATGGCATTAGCTTCGATTATCCCAATGTAACTGCTGCTGCCGACTCTCCTTTGGCACAAGCATTATTTGAGTTACCACATGTAGAACGTGTCTTTTACATGAGCAACTTTGTAACGGTAACAAAAGCTGAAGGAGTAGATTGGATTGAAATCCAGGATGGCATCAGGGATTTAATCAAAGGTTATTTAGAGCAAGAAAAACCACTCATTTTAGAGGAGTTGGACAAAGACCCTCTCTTTGACGAAAATGACTCTGAAGTGGTGAAAAAGATAAAAGGAATCCTAGATGAGTACATCAGACCAGCCGTTGAGCAAGATGGTGGAGCGATCGGCTTTGCATCTTTTGAAGAAGGGGTTGTGAAAGTAAACTTACAAGGTTCTTGTAGCGGTTGCCCTGCATCTGCTGTCACCTTAAAATCAGGAATTGAAAACCTCTTAAAAAGAATGCTACCAAATGATGTTACTGAGGTAGTTGCCGAAGGCGTTTAA
- the pfkA gene encoding 6-phosphofructokinase, with the protein MASTIKRIGVLTSGGDAPGMNAAVRAVVRACIYYDIEVFGVYKGYDGLINANIKQLYVRSVSNILSRGGTFLLTARSEEFRTKEGREKAYENFKKFDLDALVVIGGDGSFTGANIFSQEFDVPVIGIPGTIDNDLAGTDFTIGFDTACNTAREAIDKIRDTASSHERLFFVEVMGRDAGFIAVNSAIGGGAVAMVVPEHNWTIDALIKRLRKGAANKKASNVVVIAEGCQLGNAYEVADAVKKELGYFDIRVTVLGHLQRGGSPTTMDRVLASRLGVAAVEGLRHGESKVMVGMINNEIAYTPIGQAIKTEKRLGAEEFRIAKILSI; encoded by the coding sequence ATGGCTTCGACTATCAAGAGAATCGGCGTTTTAACTTCCGGAGGTGATGCCCCAGGCATGAATGCAGCGGTAAGAGCTGTTGTAAGAGCCTGTATCTATTATGACATCGAAGTTTTTGGTGTTTATAAGGGTTATGATGGCTTGATAAATGCCAATATCAAGCAACTCTATGTGCGTTCGGTGTCCAATATTCTAAGCAGAGGTGGTACCTTTTTATTGACCGCAAGAAGCGAGGAATTCCGTACGAAAGAGGGCCGCGAAAAAGCTTACGAAAACTTTAAGAAATTCGATTTAGATGCCTTAGTCGTGATTGGTGGCGATGGTTCTTTTACTGGAGCCAACATATTCAGCCAAGAGTTTGACGTTCCTGTGATCGGCATTCCTGGAACTATTGACAATGATTTAGCAGGTACAGATTTTACCATTGGCTTCGATACGGCTTGTAATACGGCTCGTGAGGCTATCGATAAAATTAGAGATACAGCATCTTCTCATGAGCGCCTTTTCTTTGTAGAAGTTATGGGCAGAGATGCGGGTTTTATTGCTGTTAACTCCGCTATTGGTGGTGGTGCAGTGGCAATGGTCGTCCCTGAACACAACTGGACAATTGATGCGCTGATCAAGCGATTAAGAAAAGGGGCTGCCAATAAAAAAGCATCCAACGTTGTGGTCATTGCCGAAGGCTGCCAATTGGGCAATGCCTACGAAGTGGCCGATGCAGTTAAAAAGGAGTTGGGCTATTTTGATATCAGAGTAACCGTATTAGGCCACTTACAAAGAGGCGGCTCGCCTACCACTATGGACAGAGTACTAGCCAGTAGGCTCGGTGTTGCTGCGGTTGAAGGACTCCGACATGGAGAATCTAAAGTAATGGTGGGTATGATAAACAATGAAATTGCCTATACCCCAATCGGTCAAGCGATAAAAACAGAAAAACGCCTCGGTGCCGAGGAATTTAGAATCGCTAAGATTCTATCGATATAA
- the fbaA gene encoding class II fructose-bisphosphate aldolase, whose translation MGKFRSGVLYGQELKDCLNYAKENEFAMPAINVIGTNTINSVLEVAKKVNSPVMIQFSVSGAAFYAGKSLDNTDYNASIQGAISGAMHVHQMAEHYGVPVILHTDHAAKKLLPWIDGLLDAGEAFYKKNGQPLFSTHMLDLSEETLEENIEISCEYFKRMNAMEMGIEIELGITGGEEDGVDNTDVDSDRLYTQPEEVAQAWDALRQVGDIFTVAASFGNVHGVYKPGNVELRPSILKDSQVYIQEKFGTEEKPVFFVFHGGSGSEPEKIAEATSYGSIKMNIDTDIQWACWDGIHAYYNDKKGYLQAQIGNPESEDAPNKKYYDPRVWLRKGEESIVKRLEQAFEELNAMNRN comes from the coding sequence ATGGGAAAATTCAGAAGCGGTGTACTTTATGGTCAAGAGCTTAAAGACTGCCTCAACTACGCTAAGGAAAACGAATTTGCAATGCCAGCAATCAATGTGATTGGTACTAATACCATTAACTCGGTATTGGAAGTGGCAAAAAAGGTGAATTCGCCAGTAATGATTCAGTTTTCGGTAAGTGGAGCTGCTTTTTACGCTGGGAAGTCGTTGGATAATACAGATTATAATGCCTCTATTCAAGGTGCTATTTCAGGCGCCATGCATGTACATCAAATGGCTGAACATTATGGTGTTCCAGTAATCTTACATACCGATCATGCAGCCAAAAAATTACTTCCATGGATTGACGGTTTGCTCGATGCGGGTGAAGCTTTTTACAAAAAGAACGGTCAGCCTTTGTTTAGTACACATATGCTCGACCTTTCTGAAGAGACCCTAGAAGAAAATATTGAAATAAGCTGTGAGTACTTTAAGCGAATGAATGCCATGGAAATGGGTATCGAAATTGAGCTTGGAATTACTGGTGGTGAAGAAGATGGTGTAGACAATACTGATGTAGATTCTGACAGACTGTATACTCAGCCAGAGGAAGTAGCTCAAGCATGGGATGCTTTGAGACAAGTAGGAGATATCTTTACTGTTGCTGCCTCTTTTGGTAATGTTCACGGGGTTTACAAGCCAGGAAATGTAGAACTAAGGCCATCAATTCTAAAAGATTCGCAGGTTTACATTCAGGAAAAATTTGGTACGGAAGAAAAGCCAGTATTCTTTGTATTCCACGGTGGGTCTGGTTCTGAACCAGAAAAGATTGCTGAAGCTACTTCTTATGGTTCTATTAAGATGAATATCGATACCGATATTCAGTGGGCTTGTTGGGATGGTATTCATGCTTATTACAACGACAAGAAGGGCTACCTTCAAGCACAGATCGGTAACCCTGAAAGCGAAGATGCACCAAACAAGAAGTATTACGATCCGAGAGTTTGGTTAAGAAAAGGCGAAGAAAGTATCGTGAAAAGATTGGAACAGGCATTTGAGGAATTGAATGCTATGAACAGAAATTAA
- a CDS encoding LacI family DNA-binding transcriptional regulator: protein MKSGQVTIKDIAKELNISCSTVSRALKDFPGISPTTRKSVVELAKKYNYRPNAIALSLRNQKTNVIGVVIPETVHFFFSTVISGIEDAAMKEGYNVMICQSNEKYEREADSIDALMGARVDGLLVSISRETADLAHLKKVVDEGTPMVFFDRLVEGMNASSVIVDDYQGAYDAVEHLIKQGCKHIVHLSGPDNLIIARKRKEGYLSALEDYQIPFTEEYIVECRNGSEIEAEKAMSDLLKSSIKIDGVFANNDLAGLGAISAVKKAGKSIPKDIAIVGFSNWQFSSLINPGLSSISQPGYEMGCEAAKLILEEINAKEKGKSQIKILDTELIVRDSSKRLH from the coding sequence ATGAAAAGTGGGCAGGTAACGATCAAGGATATAGCGAAGGAATTGAACATTTCATGTTCGACAGTTTCAAGAGCTTTAAAGGATTTTCCCGGCATCAGCCCTACCACGCGTAAATCGGTCGTTGAACTAGCCAAAAAGTATAATTATCGCCCAAATGCGATTGCCCTAAGCCTAAGAAATCAAAAAACCAACGTCATCGGCGTGGTAATTCCTGAAACCGTCCATTTTTTCTTTTCAACAGTCATTAGCGGTATAGAAGATGCGGCCATGAAAGAAGGGTATAATGTGATGATATGCCAGTCTAACGAAAAGTACGAAAGAGAAGCAGACAGCATAGACGCATTAATGGGCGCCAGAGTAGATGGTCTTCTAGTTTCTATTTCCAGAGAAACGGCTGATTTAGCCCATTTGAAGAAAGTAGTTGACGAAGGAACACCGATGGTATTTTTCGATCGGTTAGTAGAAGGAATGAATGCATCGAGCGTAATTGTGGACGATTACCAAGGTGCCTATGACGCTGTAGAACATTTGATCAAACAAGGTTGCAAGCATATTGTACACCTATCTGGTCCTGATAATCTTATCATCGCTAGAAAAAGAAAAGAGGGATATCTTTCTGCCCTAGAAGATTACCAAATCCCTTTCACGGAAGAATACATAGTAGAGTGCCGCAATGGGTCTGAAATTGAAGCAGAAAAGGCCATGTCAGATTTGCTCAAGAGTAGTATTAAGATCGATGGCGTATTTGCCAACAATGATTTAGCAGGATTGGGCGCCATTAGTGCGGTAAAAAAGGCAGGAAAATCAATTCCGAAAGACATTGCCATAGTCGGTTTTAGCAACTGGCAATTTTCTTCATTGATCAACCCAGGACTTTCTAGTATTTCTCAACCAGGCTATGAAATGGGCTGTGAAGCTGCCAAGCTAATTTTAGAAGAAATTAACGCGAAAGAAAAGGGCAAAAGTCAGATCAAAATCCTTGATACTGAGCTAATCGTGCGAGATTCATCCAAGCGCTTACATTAA
- a CDS encoding glycoside hydrolase family 31 protein: MNFKNESISAITELSVKENIASGKAGKYSFKLTAYTPKIIRVQVSKYEVFEEYPFSVVLEPQQPAVKTTENESHLDFNTEHIHAKVQKNPFRLSFYNNSGDLLNADDPSFGVSWLGEEVTNYKALASDEIFLGMGEKGGGLNRRGSSFDNWNSDAFGFNNDTDPLYVSTPFFIGVREGKPYGIFLDNTHKSHFNFGTSNNDRFSYFSAESGDLNYYFIQGDHVNEVITEYTKLTGAMHMPPKWSLGFQQCRYSYYPDHEVYNVADTFREKQIPADVIYLDIHYMKDYMAFTFDNERFPNPKALIDKLTSQGFKVVVILDPGIATKKGYGTYDRGVEKDVFIKYPDGTPFEASVWPGNSHFTDFTSKKGRDWWADELKFYTDLGLEGFWNDMNEPACWGQDIPNMIEFDYDGQEVSHKKARNVYGFQMVRATFEGAKKHIGNKRPFTLTRSGFSGVQRYSAVWTGDNVAGDDHMLLGVRLVNSLGMAGVPVAGYDVGGFVDESSPQLFARWLAVATFAPFFRVHSMVNVRDSEPWAYGEEVEEIARNYINLRYKMMPYLYSLFFKAHQNGTPINKSLAVDYTNDHEIYHGNAQNEFTLGDWLLVCPTTTTQEYAKIYIPEGNWYRFFTDEVVAGGQHYVVETSMEDLPVYAKEGAIIPLQNVVQNTKEVHDGELKLHVYFGHVKSSQNYFEDDGETYAFEDGNYYKRDINFDGEQNSLVLDDKEGAFTSTFKNLKVYLHGFEATEFEINGVAASLQQEDIRLIDPITEFDPLPQRDKKDYLIRGVKFLTTEFIDSEIRIKWS; encoded by the coding sequence ATGAACTTCAAGAACGAATCCATCAGTGCCATAACTGAGCTATCGGTAAAAGAAAATATAGCAAGCGGAAAAGCAGGCAAATACAGCTTCAAACTCACAGCTTACACCCCGAAAATCATACGCGTACAAGTATCGAAATATGAGGTTTTCGAAGAGTATCCTTTTTCGGTAGTTCTTGAGCCACAGCAACCAGCGGTTAAAACGACTGAAAATGAATCCCACCTAGATTTTAACACTGAACATATTCACGCAAAAGTTCAAAAGAACCCTTTCAGACTAAGCTTTTATAATAATTCTGGTGATTTACTCAATGCAGATGATCCAAGTTTTGGTGTGAGTTGGTTAGGGGAAGAAGTCACAAACTACAAAGCCCTTGCTTCTGACGAAATATTTCTCGGTATGGGTGAAAAAGGCGGGGGATTGAATCGAAGAGGTTCGTCTTTTGACAATTGGAACTCCGACGCCTTTGGGTTTAATAATGACACCGACCCACTTTATGTTTCTACTCCTTTTTTCATTGGCGTAAGAGAAGGAAAACCGTATGGAATATTTCTGGACAATACGCACAAATCACACTTCAATTTTGGTACATCAAACAATGATCGTTTTAGCTACTTCAGCGCCGAAAGTGGTGATTTAAATTATTATTTCATTCAAGGCGATCACGTAAATGAAGTCATTACAGAGTATACAAAGCTGACAGGTGCCATGCATATGCCGCCCAAATGGAGCCTTGGTTTTCAGCAATGTAGATACAGCTATTATCCCGATCATGAAGTCTACAACGTAGCCGATACATTTAGAGAAAAGCAGATTCCTGCTGATGTGATCTACCTAGATATACACTACATGAAGGACTATATGGCCTTCACTTTTGACAATGAAAGGTTTCCAAACCCAAAGGCACTCATTGATAAACTGACTTCACAAGGTTTTAAAGTAGTTGTCATTTTAGATCCAGGAATCGCTACTAAAAAAGGCTATGGTACATACGATCGTGGAGTCGAAAAAGACGTCTTTATCAAATACCCAGATGGAACACCATTTGAGGCAAGCGTTTGGCCTGGAAATAGCCACTTTACAGATTTTACTTCGAAAAAAGGTAGAGACTGGTGGGCAGACGAATTGAAGTTCTATACTGATCTAGGATTAGAAGGCTTTTGGAATGACATGAACGAACCAGCTTGTTGGGGTCAAGACATTCCTAACATGATCGAGTTCGATTATGACGGTCAGGAAGTGAGCCATAAGAAAGCGAGGAATGTTTACGGCTTTCAAATGGTAAGAGCGACTTTCGAAGGCGCCAAAAAACACATCGGCAACAAGCGACCTTTCACGCTAACACGGTCAGGTTTTTCGGGCGTTCAACGCTACTCAGCCGTCTGGACGGGCGACAATGTTGCCGGAGATGACCATATGCTACTTGGCGTAAGACTCGTCAATAGTTTGGGAATGGCCGGCGTGCCTGTAGCTGGCTATGACGTAGGTGGATTTGTAGACGAAAGCAGTCCGCAATTATTTGCCCGATGGCTTGCCGTAGCTACTTTTGCCCCATTCTTTAGGGTGCACAGCATGGTCAATGTAAGAGACTCAGAACCTTGGGCCTATGGCGAAGAGGTGGAAGAAATTGCTAGAAATTACATCAACCTTAGGTATAAAATGATGCCATACCTTTATAGTTTGTTCTTTAAGGCGCATCAAAATGGCACACCTATAAACAAATCACTCGCGGTAGATTATACCAATGATCATGAGATTTACCATGGAAATGCACAGAACGAATTCACACTGGGCGACTGGTTATTAGTTTGCCCAACGACAACCACGCAAGAATATGCCAAAATTTATATTCCTGAAGGTAATTGGTATCGGTTTTTCACCGACGAAGTAGTAGCTGGTGGTCAGCATTATGTGGTTGAAACGAGCATGGAAGATTTGCCAGTTTACGCGAAAGAAGGAGCCATTATACCTTTGCAAAACGTGGTACAAAACACCAAAGAAGTGCATGATGGGGAATTAAAGTTGCACGTCTACTTCGGTCATGTAAAAAGCAGCCAGAATTATTTTGAAGACGACGGTGAAACTTACGCTTTTGAAGATGGCAATTATTACAAACGAGATATCAACTTCGATGGCGAGCAAAATTCGCTGGTTCTAGATGATAAAGAAGGAGCCTTTACCTCTACCTTCAAAAACCTGAAGGTTTACTTGCATGGGTTTGAAGCGACCGAATTTGAAATCAATGGAGTAGCTGCTTCATTGCAGCAAGAAGATATTAGATTGATCGATCCAATCACTGAATTTGATCCACTTCCTCAACGAGATAAAAAGGATTACCTGATCCGAGGAGTCAAATTCTTAACAACAGAATTTATAGATTCAGAAATTAGAATAAAATGGAGTTAA
- a CDS encoding alpha-amylase family glycosyl hydrolase produces the protein MKNYLALGLLSLFLFSCGSEKKEPVEEVAKIASNVKHPEWSKDAVIYEVNIRQHTQEGTFNAFAKDIPRLKKMGIDILWLMPIHPIGEKNRKGTEGSYYAVKDYKAINPAFGTEEDFRNLVKTAHDNGMKVLIDWVANHTAWDHVWTETNPEFYTKNEAGEFMPPVEDWEDVIDLDYSNNELRAAMTDALKYWVAEFDIDGYRCDVAGMVPTDFWNGIRQQLDEIKPVFMLAEGEETELHVDAFDMTYSWELMHLMRKVAAGEEDLQAIKDMYARDFARYPEGYYKMNIITNHDENSWNGTAEEFFGEAQEAWFIFAATTYGMPLVYSGQEANNTKRLKFFEKDPIDWSGGYKFSSIYTALFNGKTRNPALWNGDFGGTLEWVKTTADDKILAFKRVKGDRMVLSIINFSDEKVEFEIDQEYLAMQRIFGGGAITVTKEQVIAPYRYKVYTK, from the coding sequence ATGAAAAACTACTTGGCTTTAGGGCTACTAAGCCTTTTTCTTTTTTCCTGTGGTAGCGAGAAAAAAGAACCTGTTGAAGAGGTTGCTAAAATCGCCAGCAACGTAAAACACCCGGAATGGAGTAAAGATGCTGTGATCTATGAGGTAAATATTCGCCAGCATACACAAGAAGGCACTTTCAATGCATTCGCAAAAGACATTCCTCGGTTAAAGAAAATGGGTATAGACATTCTTTGGTTGATGCCGATCCACCCAATTGGTGAAAAGAATAGAAAAGGAACCGAAGGTAGCTACTATGCTGTGAAAGATTATAAGGCCATTAATCCAGCTTTTGGAACGGAGGAGGACTTTAGGAATTTGGTAAAAACGGCGCATGATAATGGGATGAAAGTCTTAATTGATTGGGTAGCCAATCACACGGCTTGGGACCATGTTTGGACTGAGACAAATCCTGAGTTCTATACTAAAAATGAAGCAGGTGAATTTATGCCACCTGTAGAGGACTGGGAAGACGTAATTGATCTAGATTACTCTAATAATGAATTGAGAGCCGCCATGACCGATGCCCTGAAATACTGGGTGGCAGAATTCGATATTGATGGTTACCGATGCGATGTAGCTGGTATGGTGCCTACTGACTTTTGGAATGGCATAAGGCAACAACTCGATGAAATTAAACCCGTCTTTATGCTCGCCGAAGGTGAAGAAACCGAGCTGCATGTCGATGCGTTTGACATGACCTATTCGTGGGAATTAATGCACCTTATGCGCAAAGTAGCTGCTGGTGAAGAAGATTTACAGGCCATAAAAGATATGTATGCGCGAGACTTTGCGCGCTACCCTGAAGGCTATTACAAAATGAACATAATCACCAATCATGACGAAAATAGTTGGAATGGTACGGCTGAAGAATTCTTCGGAGAAGCACAAGAGGCTTGGTTCATTTTTGCAGCGACCACTTACGGTATGCCTCTGGTTTATTCTGGCCAAGAGGCGAATAATACAAAACGGCTTAAATTCTTCGAAAAAGACCCAATCGATTGGTCTGGGGGCTACAAATTCAGTTCTATTTATACCGCGCTTTTCAATGGAAAAACTCGAAATCCGGCACTTTGGAATGGCGATTTCGGTGGCACGCTAGAATGGGTAAAAACTACAGCTGATGATAAGATTCTTGCCTTTAAAAGAGTAAAAGGAGATAGAATGGTGCTCTCAATCATCAACTTCAGCGATGAAAAAGTAGAATTTGAAATAGATCAAGAATATCTGGCTATGCAGCGAATCTTTGGCGGTGGTGCAATTACAGTGACTAAGGAACAAGTGATAGCCCCTTACCGATACAAAGTCTACACTAAATAA
- a CDS encoding MFS transporter: MNKKPRLSFLQIWNMSFGFLGIQMGFALQNANTSRIFETLGADTENLAVYWLAAPITGLIMQPIIGYYSDRTWSPKWGRRRPYFAFGAIAATIALFLMPNSHTLWMAVGVLWIMDASINVTMEPFRAFVGDLLPDEQRTSGFAMQSFFIGIGALVASFMPWIFTNWFNIPNTDPDGGIPPSVKYAFYVGGIMYLITVLWTVFTTKEYPPEEDEHHDVPAMDASEEGTYVAKFNRVGLILLSIGIAFSLFVYFMEIDVKLHILGGGFAFFGLIHLLGSRLVHVKKTSTALVHIVKDFNSMPNTMIQLAVVQFFSWFALFSMWIFCTPAVTSHIYGTTDTASAAYNEGANMVSNLFGGYNGIAAIAAIFIPLIARKTSRKMTHLIALCCGGIGLISIYFISEPQMLWLSMIGVGIAWASILSVPYAILSGALPSDKMGYYMGVFNFFVVIPQIVAASLLGFILNTFLGGQTVLILVVGGVSMILSGFLTLRVKDTQ; the protein is encoded by the coding sequence ATGAATAAGAAGCCTCGTCTTAGTTTTTTACAAATCTGGAACATGAGTTTCGGATTTCTGGGTATACAAATGGGCTTTGCACTGCAAAATGCCAATACCTCCAGAATATTTGAAACCTTAGGTGCAGACACCGAAAACTTGGCTGTTTATTGGCTCGCAGCCCCCATTACTGGGTTAATTATGCAGCCAATTATCGGTTATTATTCTGATCGGACTTGGAGCCCCAAATGGGGAAGACGACGGCCTTACTTTGCCTTTGGAGCAATTGCAGCCACTATAGCCCTATTTCTAATGCCTAACTCTCATACATTATGGATGGCAGTTGGTGTTTTATGGATAATGGATGCCTCCATCAACGTTACTATGGAGCCTTTTCGTGCTTTTGTTGGTGACTTACTTCCCGACGAGCAACGGACTTCTGGTTTTGCCATGCAAAGCTTTTTTATTGGTATTGGTGCTTTAGTGGCCTCTTTCATGCCTTGGATTTTTACCAACTGGTTTAACATTCCAAATACCGATCCCGACGGCGGGATTCCTCCTTCAGTCAAGTATGCTTTTTATGTTGGTGGTATTATGTACCTGATCACGGTACTATGGACGGTTTTCACCACAAAAGAGTACCCACCGGAAGAAGATGAGCACCACGATGTACCCGCAATGGATGCTAGCGAAGAAGGAACTTATGTTGCCAAATTCAATCGCGTGGGTTTAATTCTTCTCAGTATTGGTATCGCATTTTCGCTTTTCGTCTACTTCATGGAAATCGATGTGAAACTCCACATCCTAGGCGGTGGCTTTGCCTTCTTTGGATTAATTCATTTGTTGGGCAGTCGATTGGTTCATGTAAAGAAAACCTCCACAGCGCTCGTACATATTGTCAAAGACTTTAACTCAATGCCAAATACTATGATTCAATTGGCAGTTGTTCAGTTCTTTTCATGGTTTGCCCTATTTTCAATGTGGATTTTCTGTACGCCAGCTGTCACCTCGCACATTTATGGAACTACAGATACAGCTAGTGCAGCCTATAATGAGGGGGCCAATATGGTCAGCAACCTTTTTGGTGGCTATAATGGAATTGCCGCTATCGCTGCCATTTTTATTCCTCTAATTGCTAGGAAAACGAGTCGAAAAATGACCCATCTCATTGCGCTTTGTTGTGGGGGAATTGGTCTAATTTCAATTTATTTCATTTCAGAACCCCAAATGCTATGGCTCAGTATGATTGGCGTGGGAATAGCTTGGGCCAGTATCCTTTCCGTACCATATGCCATCCTGTCTGGAGCACTTCCGTCTGATAAAATGGGTTACTACATGGGTGTTTTTAACTTTTTTGTGGTGATACCACAAATTGTAGCAGCGTCATTGTTAGGCTTCATTTTAAATACTTTTCTAGGTGGTCAAACAGTATTAATACTAGTAGTAGGTGGGGTATCTATGATATTGTCAGGATTCTTAACACTTCGAGTAAAAGACACACAATAG